The sequence GTTTCCATAACTTACagacaacaaaaacaaaaaggctCTTTGTTTGGAGTTGAGAGATCCCAAAGTTGTATGCGGCAGGTTCTTTCCTTTTAGATTGTGTCTCTGATTTTGAAAGTGTGTACAGATTCTTCTCTTTAATATTTGTAATGCGCATAGACTCTTGCGAGTATTGGGATCTTTTATAGAAAATCTTTACAATATAATTTCTATCTGACCAAATGAATCCTATGTCTCTAGTCTTGGTGATGCGATGAGAAGAGAGCTTTGCcaattatatactttttttttcttttgttcaatCTGTTAAAATCCAGTTCAACACTTTACATGTATAAGTGAGGGTATATTTACAGAGACATTGTGTATGTGAAAGGAAAATAAACAATGCTCTCATGGCACTCCTATAATGTAAGATTGCGTTTGAGGGAAGCGCCATAACTCTGCTTCTTCGTCAGATGAATCTTCAGAGTCGGAGGTTTCTAATGTCTGAGAATGGCGGCAACAGGTGGCGACTGCTTTGGTGACGATATAGATTGGTAGCACGATCCCGAGTATTCTCAGAAACAACAACTAaacaaccaaaaataaaaacagttaGGTTgtcatcatcaaatccatgaGAAGAATAAATAATCTCACCGTGAACAAAGGGAAGACATGGAGGTTTGAACCGGTGAGGACTAAGGGGAGCGTGTGTCGGAGAATCAGAAGAGCCATGAACTGCATATTGTAAACAGAAGACATGAGTCAAGAAGGTAAGGTTTGGCGTGAAAAAAAAGGAGGAGTCTGTCGTGTGCGTACGATGAGAACAAGGGAACGGCAACAGATGAAGCTTGTGGaggaagaaagaggatactgaTGATGGTCGTCGAGGAAAGTGGGATCTGCAGGTACAACTGTGATGAAACGATGCTCACGTTGAGACACTCCCCAGTTTCCCCTGAAGTGAAGAGGAACATGACCTAACTCTAACAATGGAGATGGTGCTGTATAGCCCGGCTTAAACTCCTGATGGCAAATCTCGCAGGTGGTGTCTCCCTTCTCGTTACACCATCTCTGCACGCACCTCCTATGTGCATACTGCCGACAAAACACAACGTTCATCATCTAATATCAAACCAACGACTCTTTTTCTCTAATGTTTATAATTATGCCGTTACCTTCAAGCTACCGCTGCAAGAGCAAGGAGTCTCCATGTTACAATCCAAATCCTCGTCGTGACAAATCCTACACTGCACCATCTTCAAATCTCCATTACGCAGCTTCTCAAGTGTTTTCTCGTCCAGGATTCTACATTCCTCCTCGACGGGTGCGTTGCCTTGCAACATACGGTTCCTGCTCTGAATGGCTTCCTCAATCGTCGCTTCTGTTATCAACCGATCCACCAGGAGCACGAAATGATCTCCCATGATGGATATATAGAAACTTGCAGCTGAAGAAACTcccttttaattagttttatattattcTCCCCTTTTCTTTATGCTGCGAATATATGATGATAAATGGGGTTAGGGTCAGAATCATTTCACAGAAGCATTCGCATTCAATGCTTACTTGAACATGTGAATTAGAATCTGCTCCTTAATGAAAgagatgcaaaaaaaaatctctttctAGAAAAAAACGGTTCAGATCAAGCAAACATAAATATACCCAAGAATCTGAATTTATCCAGATGATGATGAAAACACAAGTTGTGAACGAAATCGAAACGagtcatataataaaaaaaaaacaaaatatgagaaagaaaaagaaaacgaaaAGACAGGAAAAAGATAAGAGGCAGACCTGAAGGTTAGGACAGGAGAAAGACGGTTCTACTTGTACGGTTGTCTTCTCTTTTTGTCGGAAAGGAGAAGAAATGGAAAAGCGAAGGAAGAGGAGACTTTTTAATTAGAAGTAAGAGAATCTGTCTTTTCCTGAAGCTAAAGCTTAATGAAAGCTTCCTTTCTTTCTATCTTGAACTCCGAATTATTCAGGAGATGATAAAGAGATAAAGGTTATGTGTGTTTACAGATGAAGCAATGAGATTGAGTATAGATTCTTGAATCTTATGATTATTACTATACTTTATCTCCATAAATATATCAACATCACTTGAGACGTATGCGTATATAGTACGTGGATAACTCATGTAGATACATTACATAACGTGGCctttttaatttgtaaataattaagGGAAATTTCCATTAAAAACTGTGcttaatcaaaaataatattaaatttcaaaCAGAACTTAGAAAATATCTATAATTCGAATTAAAtctgaaattttgaaatttcattttaagttataaaaataaagtaactaagttttggataatattttaaaatttataaatttttaattctgaataaaataaataaattattttaaactttagAAAACAAACGAaatttgaaactaaaaaaatttaatattatataaattaagattatcaaaaatttagttacttttattattaaaaattaaattaaaatttgaaatttttacaaattgttttttttttaattttagagattttctaaatttagtttgatatttattattaaaataaacatagttTGGGTATTAAAATGAAcacattttaaaagtaaatatattaaatgaacAAATTAATTAGTTTGGATATTAACCGACCTTGGCTCAGTTGGTAGAGCAGAAGAATGTAGTATGTGACAGCAAATTTTTAGGTCGTTGGTTCAATTACGGCATGTCGGATTTTTACTACTTTGtttccaaaaaagaaaaaaaaatagtttggatattaaactggatagcaaaaaaaaaattgaatgttAAAAATCATAACAAAATTTAGTTGGAGTATTTGTATGAAAAAATATACtccttttgtttcaaaaagatctatattttagaaaaaaaattgtttcgaaagatttatattttacattttcaatgtataaattaattgtaaattgtaaaattaaaaaaatataatgatgtttataaagattttattggttaaaagttgtgGAGAATAGTTGACAACAGAAAATAATGTATTGGTAACTAAAATCTGATATGTTcttttaataagtgtgaaaaatCTTAAAGGTACATTTTTCGGTTTCACATACATTTTTCTGATAATTGATAATGCGATTTTGCGGTCAAAGTAGCTAAAGAAAACACAACTCATGATAATATTCAAAAGGAGATTCACAAAAGACCATTAAAGTGTCCATCGTACGTGTGAGTGTGTGGGAAGCGTGTCAATAAAACTGGTGGAATGAGGTGTCCCAGCATCATTGATCGTTTGACTGGTTGATTAACTAACTAACCAACCACGTACTATTTTGTTTAATTAGTGCTTTTGAAATTTGTCTTTTAGGCCAACCGTTCTACCAAAACTGATCGAAATTAGTAATAATCAGCACACCCTATCTCAATCTTATGCGTTAATAATTACCTAAACTATTctcttaataatttttaatttataaaaaaaaaaccttttttttttgtcaaacttttttttttttgtcaaaaaaaaaaaaaaaaagccctTTAAAGTTCGAATTTATAGAGTAGTAAGTTCGTAATCGTACCTCGTAAGCCTATCAATATCGACTACGGTAGTCAACAGAAGCAAAGCCCAACACATATAAGAATGTATAAAGCCCATTACAAAGAAAGACATTCAAAAGGCAAGCGAAGCAAAAACGCCGTTCATATAACAATCATTCCAAAGCCTATCTATCTCCTAGATCAGTTTCAACAACAAGAGCTGTGTTTGTTCTTGATCTTGACACCAAGCTCACCAGCAACGATAACCGTAGAAGCCATATCAAGAAACATCCCATGCTCCACGACTCCAGGCAGCCTCAGAATCGCATCGCTCACCGCCCCCAAATCTCCCATATCCTTCTCCAAATACATATCCACAATGTAATTCCCATTGTCCGTCACAAAAGCCTTCCCTTCCTCCCCTCCCAGCCGCAGCTTCGCCTCGCAGCCGTACCCCTCCATCACCTCCCGGAGCTTCTCCGCCGTGAACTTCCAGCAGAACGGCACAACCTCCACCGGAAGAGCCAGCTTGCTCCCGCCTATGTGCTTCACCATCTTCGTCTCGTCGACGATCACCACGAACTTCTTGGAAGCTCCTTCGATCATCTTCTCACGGAGGAGAGACCCGCCGCGCCCTTTCACGAGGTTGAGATGAGGGTCGACCTCGTCGGCGCCGTCTATGGAGAGGTCGATGACGGGATGCGCGTCGAGGTCGGAGAGAGGGATGCCGAGGGAGAGAGCCTGCTCCTGAGTCTTCTTCGACGTCGGTATGCCGACGATGTTAGAGAGCTTTCCTTGCCGGAGAAGCTCGCCGATGCGGGCGACGGCGTGCTTGGCGGTGGAGCCGGTTCCGAGGCCGAGGACCATGCCGGATTCGACGAAGTCGACGGCTTTGTAGGCGGCGATGCGTTTGAGCTCGTCTTGGGTTAAGACCATCGGCGGCGGCGTAGAGGGTACGTCCATGGAGGATTTGTCGGATGTGATGAAGAGAGGATCGTACGCAAGCGCCATTGAAAACCGCCGAAAGTCAGGATTGGATGGAATGGGAAGAAAGAGGATGTCTTTGGAGAAGTGGATGGTAATGAATAGGTAAGGGTTGAATGAAATGTTTGTTTTGTATAAATAGAGAGAGGTGAAGAATAGCTATTATGAAattacgaagaagaagaagaagaaagaatatGTTTGTGTGGTGGCGGAGAAAAGAAAGTGGAGACTCGAGATAGGGTTTGTGGGAGGAGAACAAACGAATAAAGACACACACTTCACTTTCGAGAATCAGACAACCCCGAATCTTAAGGATTTTATTTCTCTcccatatttttctttatttattataataaccCCCAAACTTTATTAATAGTTACTAGGATTCAAAATTGGTAAATCTGTCTTCTTATTTCCCCTAAAAAATTAGTATGTTGCCGCGTGTGTTACTTTTTTAGAGCAAATTTCTCCTCATTTTCCCTACATTTTGGATTTTTCAGTTTCGGTTTCACTTCATTAACGAAACATTTAAACATGTCATGCTACAAAATTAGATATTAgtctgaaaaataaataaaacaaataaaagctAACAATTCAAAAAATGTATTGATGATTCTCCATCAAAAAATctgaatttaaaaattataaaaacagtgaattctatatttaaattatataattaatggatctagtttagattaaaaaaaattgacatgtTGTAACTAGTATCGTGCATTACCATAAAACAATTAATAGTACAAATAACACTATTAAACGTAAATccttgtaaaataaataaaattatctaCTTCTCATGTTGAGATGTGTGatactaaaaaaacaaaatttaagacAACACAAGACTTTTATCAAACCAAATAGCTTCTGGGTCATATTTTACACAGTTGCATAACTTTTTGTGTAAACATGAAATATCATAAAAGGAGTGAAAATGTTGGGCCCAAAAGAGAGGAACCAAACCAAACACGCCGTTCCATTGTCCATTGTCGCTTTTTAAAGGGAAAACAAAATCATCAACAAAATGATAACATGGACCAAGAAACATGAGGACCAAAGAAAATCTCCATTATCATAATAAGAAATGTTTTTGTAATTAGAATGTATTGTTTCCACTTTTAGAATGCATTCAAACTCTAtgtaagaataaataaataacgaGATTTTGAACATATATTATAAGCTAAAAGTGAAAAtcagataaataattaaagaatatgtgtatataataaacataactaatatacccaaaaaaaattgtgggcaagtaaaaagaaaaagaaagaaacgaggCGAGCAGATCAGCCCACGTGGCCCAATGTTGCGGCGGCGAGAACCCAATGAAGAAGGTCAAGAAGGCGAAACGCGAGAACAGAGGAGGAAACGGGAACGCTGATCAGGAGGAGAAGCAGCGTCACAATCGCGACGGTGGGGCGAGAATTCATGAGGAAACTCTGGAGAAGACCAACGGAATCGCAGATTACAGAGTCGTAGCTGCTGTAGAAACGCTTCTCCCAATCCATCCAGTGAGAAGGAGGCTCGTAGTTTCGCTCAACCATCTTCATCTCGTGGATGCGTTTCCTTAAGACGATCATGTTCTCGTCCACTAACCTCCCTCCTCCGTAGTAATGGTCCTTCCCGGAAGACGCAGCAGCAGAAACGctcatcgtcttcttcttctgtgtCCTAAACGTCGTCGTTTCATTCGGAGAAAACACCAATGGATGGAACCGGAGCGGTGAGACTGAAGCTGTCGAAGAAATCAGTGTAGCTTTCATTGTTTTGAGATATGATTTGTAAGTTTTAGGTCGTTGTTCGTTGGAGAAGATGATGGACAAGtggaaaaatatttataagctTATTATTTGGATAAAATAAAGACGAATAGAAGTGGGGGCTGTATGATTATGGATTAACGCGTTGCCACTTGCCAATCACGATTTGGTAATAACGGGACCCACTTTCATTTTCTTCCACGTCATTTTCATTACCACCTTTGTTAAAGATTCGGTGATTATGGTTTAAACCTTCTTACACGGCTTTTACTATTCATCAATCACCGTCAATCAAACAATGTTACATAAACACCTTTGGATTTTGCATTTCTTCTAAATATTTAGTCTAATTACGTTGCTAGGAGCGATATACACATTTGATTTGACCTATGTTTTGTTTGTGAGACAGGGCTACCGAAATAGAGGCACTTGAAATTTTAGGCTCAAAATGAAATCACCGATGATATAGTCGTATCAACTTAGTAAGATATGTTAATGATAAACAGAAAGTTGATGAATGTATTATCGACGAGATGTACAATTGGTGCATTGCGAAACTTCTTCTTACGGTACGCTAACTTGTTGGCTTGCTGATTTGGGAAACGCGGTATTTGGAAGATGAAGTGAAATTCAGATGCCCCCATTAATACTGCACATGATGTGACAATGCATATAGTAGTTGCTCTATTCTATATGAATatgatattcattttttttataacagaaTTGACCTCCTATTTGTTTATGGCATTACACCTGAAAAAGCGTACAAGTCGGTgacctttttttaattatgagcttactattatattttagtaatagTTTACTGAGATTTAACAAATTTATGTGAGATACGAGTGTACATATCAATATGCTTATGTCTAAACGTCCAAAACTCACCATCACATAATCGCAGATCACATTACTAAAttcataaacaaaattatttacaatGCAGCATTTAACAACCAAGTTCTTGTGTGCTGCATTGTGTGTTTTGGTTTTTTAATATAGAACATATTTGAGGATGTTTGGACCAGACGCCACGTCCCCTCCCGATGGCTATTTGACTTTCTGCCA comes from Brassica rapa cultivar Chiifu-401-42 chromosome A02, CAAS_Brap_v3.01, whole genome shotgun sequence and encodes:
- the LOC103832793 gene encoding probable ribose-5-phosphate isomerase 2, with translation MALAYDPLFITSDKSSMDVPSTPPPMVLTQDELKRIAAYKAVDFVESGMVLGLGTGSTAKHAVARIGELLRQGKLSNIVGIPTSKKTQEQALSLGIPLSDLDAHPVIDLSIDGADEVDPHLNLVKGRGGSLLREKMIEGASKKFVVIVDETKMVKHIGGSKLALPVEVVPFCWKFTAEKLREVMEGYGCEAKLRLGGEEGKAFVTDNGNYIVDMYLEKDMGDLGAVSDAILRLPGVVEHGMFLDMASTVIVAGELGVKIKNKHSSCC
- the LOC103832794 gene encoding uncharacterized protein LOC103832794; its protein translation is MKATLISSTASVSPLRFHPLVFSPNETTTFRTQKKKTMSVSAAASSGKDHYYGGGRLVDENMIVLRKRIHEMKMVERNYEPPSHWMDWEKRFYSSYDSVICDSVGLLQSFLMNSRPTVAIVTLLLLLISVPVSSSVLAFRLLDLLHWVLAAATLGHVG
- the LOC103832791 gene encoding uncharacterized protein LOC103832791; protein product: MGDHFVLLVDRLITEATIEEAIQSRNRMLQGNAPVEEECRILDEKTLEKLRNGDLKMVQCRICHDEDLDCNMETPCSCSGSLKYAHRRCVQRWCNEKGDTTCEICHQEFKPGYTAPSPLLELGHVPLHFRGNWGVSQREHRFITVVPADPTFLDDHHQYPLSSSTSFICCRSLVLIFMALLILRHTLPLVLTGSNLHVFPLFTLLFLRILGIVLPIYIVTKAVATCCRHSQTLETSDSEDSSDEEAELWRFPQTQSYIIGVP